The following is a genomic window from uncultured Hyphomonas sp..
GGATGGAGGATCAGCGCGATCGGCGCGCCTTCAAACGGCGGCTCTGTATAACGCGCTTCGATACGGCCCTGAGGGCCCGGAATGATGAGTTCTGCCATGGCATCCTCGGAATTTTGGTTTAAGCGCGGGGTGATAAGCCAAACGGCCACTGAAAAGCAAATTTTTCTGCAGGTGCGTGACCGGCTATAAAGGCCTATATGGGCCCGATGATCTACGCCGACCATAACGCGACCAGTCCGCTGCGCCCGGAGGCCCGCGAGGCGATGAGCGCCGTTTATGACATGGGGGCGGTGAATCCGTCCTCCGTGCATACGGCCGGACGCGCGGCGCGGGGTGTTGTGGAGCGCGCGCGGGCAACGCTGGGCGGGGCCATCGGCAGCCGCGCGGAAGACATCGTCTTTACCTCTGGAGGAACCGAATCCGACAGCCTGGCCGTCCATGGCGCCGTCGCTGGGCTTGAGGGCAAATGCACGCTGATCGTCTCGGCACTGGAGCACGAAGCCATCGGCAAGGCAGCAGCTCACTCCGGCGTCGTGATGGAGACGGCCTACCTCACATCCGCTGGGACGGTGGATCTGGAAGACCTCGGAAGCCGCCTGAAGTCATGGGATCATGCTGCCAAGGGCACACCGGTGTTGTGCCTGATGCTCGCGAACAACGAGACCGGTATCATCCAGCCGGTGGCCGCGGCTGCGGCGCTGGTGCGCGAAGCGGGCGGCCTGACGATCTGCGATGCGGTGCAGGGCCTCGGCAAAGTGCCGGTGAATGTCGGTCTGCTGGGCGTGGACTACCTTGCTGTCAGCGCTCACAAGATCGGCGGACCGCAAGGCGCAGGCGCCCTCTGGCACCGGGCCGGGGCGCCGCTGAAGGCTGTCCAGTATGGCGGCGGACAAGAGCGTGGCCTTCGCTCCGGCACGGAAAACGTTGCAGCCATTGCAGGTTTCGCGGCCGCCATCGACGCCGCGATGCGCGACATGCCCAAGTATCAGGCTCTTGGCGCTCTTCGCGATGCCATGGAAGCCCGGCTCGAAGCCGAAGCCGGTGTCATCGTGACAGGCAAGGCCTCGCCGCGGCTGGCCGGTGTCTCGAACTTTGCCAAACCCGGCTTTTCGGCGGAAACGCAGGTCATGGCCATGGATCTGGCGGGCGTGTGCGTCTCTGCGGGCTCGGCCTGCTCCTCCGGAAAGGTCAAGCGCAGCCTCGTCCTGATGGCGATGGGCGCGGACGATACCCTTGCAGAATCGACAATCCGCACCAGCTTTGGATGGAGTACACTGCCGTCAGACTTTGACGGCGTCGCCGATGCATGGCTGAAGGCGGTCGAGCGCATCATCGCGAAGGAAAAGGCGTAATGGACTGCTGCGGCGGAACTGACGAGCACGAAGACGACTGCACGGACGTGACGGTCAAGGAAGGTATCGACGCGAAAACCGTCGAGGCCGCAAAGGCGCTCGAGTCCGAGAACTATTCCGCTGGCTTCTCCACCGAGATCGAGACCGAGTATTCGCCGAAGGGCCTGTCGGAAGACACGATCCGCTTCATCTCGGCCAAGAAGGAAGAGCCGGAATGGCTGCTGGAATGGCGCCTTGCCGCTTATCGCCGCTGGCTGACCATGGAAGAGCCGACCTGGGCCAAGGTCCGCTACGAGCCAATCGATTACCAGGAATA
Proteins encoded in this region:
- a CDS encoding cysteine desulfurase family protein, whose amino-acid sequence is MIYADHNATSPLRPEAREAMSAVYDMGAVNPSSVHTAGRAARGVVERARATLGGAIGSRAEDIVFTSGGTESDSLAVHGAVAGLEGKCTLIVSALEHEAIGKAAAHSGVVMETAYLTSAGTVDLEDLGSRLKSWDHAAKGTPVLCLMLANNETGIIQPVAAAAALVREAGGLTICDAVQGLGKVPVNVGLLGVDYLAVSAHKIGGPQGAGALWHRAGAPLKAVQYGGGQERGLRSGTENVAAIAGFAAAIDAAMRDMPKYQALGALRDAMEARLEAEAGVIVTGKASPRLAGVSNFAKPGFSAETQVMAMDLAGVCVSAGSACSSGKVKRSLVLMAMGADDTLAESTIRTSFGWSTLPSDFDGVADAWLKAVERIIAKEKA